The genomic window CCAGGCCTGCAAGGCGCTGAAGGAAGAGGGCTACCGGGTCATCCTGGTGAACTCCAACCCGGCGACGATCATGACCGACCCGGGTCTCGCGGACGCGACCTATGTCGAGCCGATCACGCCGGAGATGGTCGCGCGCGTGATCGAGAAGGAGAAGCCGGACGCGCTGCTCCCGACGATGGGCGGGCAGACCGCGCTCAATACCGCGATCGCGCTCGCCAAGAACGGCACGCTGGACAAGCACGGCGTCGAGCTGATCGGCGCCAAGCTGGAAGCCATCGAGAAGGCCGAGGACCGGCTGCTGTTCCGCGACGCGATGGACAAGATCGGCCTCGACTCGCCGCGCTCCAGTCTCGTCCACTCCGTCGAGGAGGCGATGGACGCGCTGAAGCATGTCGGCCTGCCGGCCATCATGCGCCCGTCCTTCACCCTCGGCGGCGAGGGCGGCGGGATCGCGTACAATGTCGAGGAATACGAGCAGATCATCCGCAACGGCCTGCGCGCCTCGCCGGTGAAATCCGTCCTGGTCGAGGAAAGCGTGCTCGGCTGGAAGGAATACGAGATGGAAGTCGTCCGCGACAAGGCGGACAACTGCATCATCATCTGCTCGATCGAGAACGTCGATCCGATGGGCGTGCATACCGGCGACAGCATCACCGTCGCCCCGGCGCTGACGCTGACCGACAAGGAATATCAGCGGATGCGCGACGCCTCGATCGCCGTGCTGCGCGAGATCGGGGTCGAAACCGGCGGCTCGAACGTGCAGTTCGCGGTCAATCCGGAGAACGGCCGGCTCATCGTCATCGAGATGAACCCGCGCGTCTCGCGCTCCTCGGCGCTGGCCTCCAAGGCGACCGGCTTCCCGATCGCCAAGATCGCGGCGAAACTGGCCGTCGGCTATACGCTCGACGAGCTGAAGAACGACATCACCGGCGGCCGGACCCCGGCGAGCTTCGAGCCGACCATCGACTACGTGGTCACCAAGATCCCGCGCTTCACCTTCGAGAAGTTCCCGAACACCACGCCGCTGCTCAGCACGGCGATGAAGTCGGTCGGCGAGGCGATGTCCATCGGCCGCAGCTTCCCCGAGAGCCTGCAGAAGGCGCTGCGCTCCATGGAGACAGGCCTCACCGGCCTCAATGAGGTCGAACTGCCGGGTGTCGACAGCGAGGGCGTCAGCCGCGAACGCGTCGTCGCCGCCCTCAGCGAACAGACGCCGGACCGCCTGCTGCGTGTCGCCCAGGCCTTCCGCGTCGGCCTCTCCCTCGAGGAGATCGCCAATGCGAGCCATTTCGACCCCTGGTTCCTGCGTCATGTCCAGGAGATCGTCGCGGTCGAGGCAGAGGTCCGCAAAAGCGGCCTGCCGACGGCCGCGAAGGATTTCGCCCGGCTGAAGAAGATGGGCTTCTCCGATGCCCGTCTCGGCGAACTGACCGGCAAGGAGGAAGGCGAAGTGACCGCGGCGCGCCATGCGCTCGGCATCCGCCCGGTCTACAAGCGGATCGACACCTGCGCGGCCGAATTCCCGTCGGACACGCCCTACATGTATTCCTGCTATGAGAGCGACGGCTACGGCGCCCCGGAATGCGAGTCCGACCCGACCGACGCCGAGAAGGTCGTCATCCTCGGAGGCGGGCCGAACCGGATCGGCCAGGGCATCGAGTTCGACTATTGCTGCGTCCATGCCGCCTACGCGCTCTCCGAGGCCGGCTATGAGACCATCATGGTCAACTGCAACCCGGAAACCGTCTCGACCGACTACGACACCTCCGACCGGCTCTATTTCGAGCCGCTCACCGCAGAGGATGTGATCGAGCTGGTCCGCAAGGAGCAGTCCAACGGCACGGTGAAGGGCGTCATCGTCCAGCTCGGCGGACAGACCCCGCTGAAGCTGTCCCAGGCGCTCGAGGACGCGGGCATTCCGATCCTCGGCACCTCGCCCGACGCGATCGACCTCGCCGAGGACCGCAAGCGGTTCCAGAAGCTGCTGAACGATCTGGGTCTCCGCCAGCCGAAGAACGGCACCGCCTTCTCCTTCGAAGAGGCCGAGAAGGTCGCGCACGAGATCGGCTATCCGGTCGTGATCCGTCCGTCCTACGTGCTCGGCGGCCGGGCGATGGAAATCGTGCACGAGCCGGCGCAGCTGAAGCGCTACATGGAGCAGGCGGTCAAGGTGTCGGGCAAGAACCCCGTGCTGATCGACAGCTTCCTCCGGAGCGCGGTTGAGGTCGATGTCGACTGCCTTTCCGACGGCAAGCAGGTCTATATCGCCGGCATCATGGAACATATCGAGGAAGCCGGGATCCATTCCGGCGACAGCGCCTGCTCGCTGCCGCCGCAGACCCTGCCGAAGACCGTGATCCAGGAAATCCGCCGCCAGACGACGCTGCTGGCCGAGGGCCTCAAGGTCGTCGGGCTGATGAACACCCAGTTCGCGGTCAAGGACGGCGCCGTCTTCATCCTCGAGGTGAACCCGCGCGCCAGCCGGACCGTGCCGTTCGTTGCCAAGGCAACGGGCGTGCCGATCGCCAAGATCGCGAGCCGCGTGATGGCCGGTGAGAAACTGGCGGACTTCACGCTACCGACCGAGATGCCAAAGCATGTCGCGGTGAAGGAAGCGGTGTTTCCGTTCAACCGCTTCCCCGGCGTCGACGTCATCCTCGGCCCGGAAATGAAGTCCACCGGCGAGGTCATGGGCATCGACAGCGATTTCGGCCGCGCTTTCGCCAAGAGCCAGATGGCGGCCAACACACACCTGCCGACCTCCGGCACGGTCTTCGTCTCCGTGCGTGACGAGGACAAGGAAGAGATCGTGAAACTGGCGGGCGAGCTCGCGGAGATGGGCTATCTCCTGCTTGCCACCGAGGGCACCGCGAACGCCCTCAAGGCGGCCGGCCTCAAGGTCGACCGCACTAAGAAAGTGCTCGAGGGACGGCCGCACATCGTCGACAACATGCTCTCCGGACATGTCGATCTGGTGTTCAACACGACGGGCGGCGCACAGGCGATCTCGGACAGTTTCAGCTTGCGTCAGACCGCACTGACCCACAATATTCCCTATTATACGACGGTCGAAGGGGCCTGGGCCGCCGTCCAAGCGATGAAAGCGCTGCGGGCAGGCCGCCTTGAAGTCGAACCGTTGCAATCCTATCTCAGCGGATCGTTCTGACGGCCGGCGGTAGGACCGGGCGCCACCGGTGACTCTTTTTCAGGAGACGGGTCGCCTGTTTTGAATGCATTGAGTGAATAACCGAGGTCGGTTTAATGGAAAAAGTTCCGATGACCGCGCAGGGGCTGGAAAAGCTCCAGACTGAGCTGAAGCAGCTCAAGACGGTGGAACGGCCTGAGATCATCAAGGCCATCTCCGAGGCGCGCGAGCACGGCGATCTGTCCGAGAACGCCGAATACCATTCCGCGCGCGAGCGCCAGAGCTTCATCGAAGGCCGCATTCTCGAGCTGGAAGACGTGACCAGCCGAGCGGAGGTCATCGACACGTCGAAGCTCGGCGGCCAGACCGTGACCTTCGGCACCGTGATCGAGGTCGCGGACGAGGATACGGACGAGGAACAGACCTTCACCATCGTCGGTCCCTACGAGGCCGACATCTCGAAGGGCTATATCTCGACCTCCTCTCCGATCGCCCGCGCGATGATCGGCAAGAAAGTCGGCGAGAGCGTCGAGGTGGCGACCCCCCGCGGCTCGAAGAGCTACGAGATCCTCAGCATCTCCGTGATGTAAGATACGCGGCACGCTCCGCTGGACGAATGCAGAAAAGCCCGGGAAATTCCCGGGCTTTTCGTTTTGCGGTCAGTTGCCGGGTGCGATCTGAAGCGGTCCGGTGTCGCCGATGGTGAACTTCCAGCCTTCCGCCTGCGTACCGGCCAGGTTCAGGTTCCCGGCGAGGAAATAAAGCCGGTCGCGGTCCGCGCCCTTGGCGGTGCAGAAGCGGTCCTGGAGATAGAAGGGCGGCGTCGCCTGATAGGAGAGACGCGCCCGTACCGAGACCGGATCCGAGGGAAGGTCGGCAAGCGGAACCGCATAGGTCAGCCTGTCCCCACCGCCCTCGCGGTAGTCCGGATCGTCCCCGACCCCGAGCGCACCCGCATCCTCGGCCATGTCCGCCCCGGCGCCGAGCGCGGCGGAGATCGCCTTGCGTTTGTCGAGCGGGAGGTATCCCGTCGGCAGCA from Nisaea sediminum includes these protein-coding regions:
- the carB gene encoding carbamoyl-phosphate synthase large subunit, whose product is MPKRTDIKSIMIIGAGPIVIGQACEFDYSGAQACKALKEEGYRVILVNSNPATIMTDPGLADATYVEPITPEMVARVIEKEKPDALLPTMGGQTALNTAIALAKNGTLDKHGVELIGAKLEAIEKAEDRLLFRDAMDKIGLDSPRSSLVHSVEEAMDALKHVGLPAIMRPSFTLGGEGGGIAYNVEEYEQIIRNGLRASPVKSVLVEESVLGWKEYEMEVVRDKADNCIIICSIENVDPMGVHTGDSITVAPALTLTDKEYQRMRDASIAVLREIGVETGGSNVQFAVNPENGRLIVIEMNPRVSRSSALASKATGFPIAKIAAKLAVGYTLDELKNDITGGRTPASFEPTIDYVVTKIPRFTFEKFPNTTPLLSTAMKSVGEAMSIGRSFPESLQKALRSMETGLTGLNEVELPGVDSEGVSRERVVAALSEQTPDRLLRVAQAFRVGLSLEEIANASHFDPWFLRHVQEIVAVEAEVRKSGLPTAAKDFARLKKMGFSDARLGELTGKEEGEVTAARHALGIRPVYKRIDTCAAEFPSDTPYMYSCYESDGYGAPECESDPTDAEKVVILGGGPNRIGQGIEFDYCCVHAAYALSEAGYETIMVNCNPETVSTDYDTSDRLYFEPLTAEDVIELVRKEQSNGTVKGVIVQLGGQTPLKLSQALEDAGIPILGTSPDAIDLAEDRKRFQKLLNDLGLRQPKNGTAFSFEEAEKVAHEIGYPVVIRPSYVLGGRAMEIVHEPAQLKRYMEQAVKVSGKNPVLIDSFLRSAVEVDVDCLSDGKQVYIAGIMEHIEEAGIHSGDSACSLPPQTLPKTVIQEIRRQTTLLAEGLKVVGLMNTQFAVKDGAVFILEVNPRASRTVPFVAKATGVPIAKIASRVMAGEKLADFTLPTEMPKHVAVKEAVFPFNRFPGVDVILGPEMKSTGEVMGIDSDFGRAFAKSQMAANTHLPTSGTVFVSVRDEDKEEIVKLAGELAEMGYLLLATEGTANALKAAGLKVDRTKKVLEGRPHIVDNMLSGHVDLVFNTTGGAQAISDSFSLRQTALTHNIPYYTTVEGAWAAVQAMKALRAGRLEVEPLQSYLSGSF
- the greA gene encoding transcription elongation factor GreA, which translates into the protein MEKVPMTAQGLEKLQTELKQLKTVERPEIIKAISEAREHGDLSENAEYHSARERQSFIEGRILELEDVTSRAEVIDTSKLGGQTVTFGTVIEVADEDTDEEQTFTIVGPYEADISKGYISTSSPIARAMIGKKVGESVEVATPRGSKSYEILSISVM